The Polyangium aurulentum genomic interval CCGCGCCCTCGGTCTCGAGCGCCAGACGGCAGGCGCGCGCCACGTCGTAGACGCTGACGAAATCGCGCATCTGCTCGCCGTCCTCGAAGATGAGCGGCGGAGCGCCGTTCAGAAGGCGCGAGGCGAAGATGGCGAGCACGCCCGTGTAGGGATTCGAGAGCGCCTGGCGCGTGCCGTAGGCATTGAAGAAGCGCAGGGCCACGGTCGGAATCCGGTACGCCTTGCCGATCAGCATGCACATGCGCTCCTGGTCGTACTTCGAGAGCGCATAGATCGACGGGTTTTCCGGCGTCTTCGACTCCGGCGTCGGGTGCGGCACGAGCACTTGCCCGTCCTCGTCGCGAACCTCCCAGTCACCCGCGCGAAGCTGATCGAGCGTCCTCTCGCGGCCCGGGCGCGCGACGCCGTCGCGGCCCCGGTAAAACCCTTCGCCGTAGACGCTCATGCTCGAGGCCACCACGAGCCGCTCCACCGGCTTCTGCAAAAGCGCCTGCAGGAGCACCGCGGTCCCCATGTTGTTCACCGAGGTGTACGCGTCGACCTCGTACATGCTCTGCCCGACGCCCACCATCGCAGCAAAGTGGAAGACGGCGTCGATGCCTTCGAGGGAGCGGCGAACGTCGTCGGGGTTTCTCACGTCCCCGATTTGCAGCTCGACCTCGGGGCTCAGATAAGACGGACGAACCCGGTCCGGCCCGTGCACCTGTGGCAAAAGATTGTCGAGTACGCGAACCCTATAACCGCGACGGAGAAGTTCGTCGGCGAGGTGTGACCCGATGAACCCCGCGCCCCCCGTGATGAGAACATGCTTTTTCATGCCAGATTCCTGACGTAGTAAAAAATACGCAGTTCTCGAGAAGGCGTATGGCGAGCATTTTCATGCCAACCCCTCGAGCGCGACGTTTGCCCGCGACCACCCCTCGGGCGAACGTCGACCAGGCATGCAAATTGGAAGTACAAACCCAGCCCCCAGTCAAGGGCAAAGTTTGTCGCCGCAGGTCGAAGTTTGCCCATGTGTCCGCGACAGAACCATCGTTCACCGTATTGAAATTGCTGTGAACATTCGATGGTTTTGCTGCCGTCGGATTGAATTGCGCAGCGCGGAGATGGCCAGGGATGAACCACGCGCACGGCAATTCGCTGGCGCATGAGCAGCCAGGAGGCTCGCCGAAACGACGGATTAGGGTGTTTGGCGCGGAAGCTGTAGGGCGGGAGCGGAGGCGGAGCGAGGCGGGCGGATCATTGCGCAGAGGGCGCCGCGGGCTTCACCCTCACGCGCAGCCTCACGGGCTTGGCGGGGCGGAGCGCCGTCGCGAAGTTCGGGCCGATCGGCTCCCCGTCCACCGCCTCGAACTCGAAGCGCTGCGCGAGCTGCGCGAGGAGCAGCTCGGCCTCGAGCTGCGCGAACGAGGCCCCGATACACACCCGCGGCCCGATCCCGAAAGGCACGTAAGCCGCCCGCGGGCGCGCCGCCTCGGCCGCGGCCGAGAAGCGCGAAGGATCGAAGCGCTCCGGATCCGGCCATATCGACTCGCGCCGGTGGACCGCATACGGCGAGATGACGATCCCCGTCGTGCGCGGCAAGAGATACCCGCCGATCTCGACATCCTCGGCCGCCACGCGGTCGAACGCGAAGGCCGGCGGATAGAGCCTGATCGCCTCCTTGAAGACGCCTCGCGTGTATTCGAGCCGCGCCGAGTCCTCGGCCGTCGGCGTCCGCCCGCCGAGCGCCGCGACCTCGTCCTTCCACCGCCGATACGCCTCCGGCCCGCGCGAGAGGAAATACAACGACCAGGTCATTCCCGTCGCCGTCGTCTCGTGTCCGGCCACGAAGAGCGTGATGACCTCGTCGCGCACCTGCCGGTCGGTCATGAAAGACCCGTCGTCCTCGTCGCGCGCCGACAGGAGCTTCGAGAGCACGTCGTGCTTTTGCCCCGAGCGGCGCCGCTCGTCGATGGTCCGCTGGACCATGCGATCGAGCGCCTTCACCCCCTCGATCACCCGCCGCCGCGACGGGATCGGCCAGGGAATGGGCGTGCCGAGCTTCTCGATCACCGTGCTGCGAATGCGATCGGCCCCGGCCGGCAGGCCGGGAATCTCGGAGATGAGGCCCGCGGCTAGCGCGCGCGCCACGATCGACAAGCTCCCGCTCTGCTCGCCGAGGTAATCGAACATCGCGCGGATCGCCTCGCTCAGCTCGTCGGCCTCGCCGGACGGATCCATGTCGAAGAACACCTTGCCCGCCACGGCCATGGTGATGCGCGTCATCTCGTGGCCGGCGTCGATGACCTGGCCGTCTTTCCACCCGTCGAGGCAGCGCGTGATCACCTCGTTCATCGTCGGGGCATAGGCCCGCACGGCGCCGGGGTGGAAGAAGGGCGCCATCAGCCTGCGCTGGCGCCGCCATTGCTCGCCCTCGCTCGTGAACACGCCCTTGCCCGCGAAGGGGTAGAACATGAGCTTCGTGGCGATGCTCTTCTCGAAGCTCTTCGCCTTCTCGACGAACGCCTCGTGCAAAAGCTCCGGCGACGAGAGCACGACGATGGGCACGTTGAAGAAATACATGCGCCCGATGTCGCCGACCTCGCGCTGCATGCGCAAAAAGAGCCCGCCCTGCGCGCGCTTGAACTCGGCGGCGTGCCCGGTCCAGTCCTTCCCGGCAAGCACGCGGATGTCCGCCAGCTTGCGCGCGTTCCCCCTCGTCCCCTTCGCAGCACCGCCCACGGATTGCGTTTCCATCAATGCTTCGCGCCTCCCACCGCCGATTGACCGCGCACGGCTGCAGAATACAGCATCGCCGAGATCAACCCGAACGCCACCAAGCCCGATGCATTGCTCCCCGTCACCGCCGGCATGAACGCGCCCACGTCGAACCTGCTCTCCATCCCGAGCCCGGCCACGAGCGCCGCCACGAGCCCCGCG includes:
- a CDS encoding NAD-dependent epimerase/dehydratase family protein encodes the protein MKKHVLITGGAGFIGSHLADELLRRGYRVRVLDNLLPQVHGPDRVRPSYLSPEVELQIGDVRNPDDVRRSLEGIDAVFHFAAMVGVGQSMYEVDAYTSVNNMGTAVLLQALLQKPVERLVVASSMSVYGEGFYRGRDGVARPGRERTLDQLRAGDWEVRDEDGQVLVPHPTPESKTPENPSIYALSKYDQERMCMLIGKAYRIPTVALRFFNAYGTRQALSNPYTGVLAIFASRLLNGAPPLIFEDGEQMRDFVSVYDVARACRLALETEGAAGHILNIGSGEPRRVREVARRMAQAVGKPQIEPTITGKYRVGDIRHCYPDTTLAKRVLGYEPQVDFAVGLEELAGWLGGQAATDRVAEAKAELDARGLTL
- a CDS encoding cytochrome P450; this encodes METQSVGGAAKGTRGNARKLADIRVLAGKDWTGHAAEFKRAQGGLFLRMQREVGDIGRMYFFNVPIVVLSSPELLHEAFVEKAKSFEKSIATKLMFYPFAGKGVFTSEGEQWRRQRRLMAPFFHPGAVRAYAPTMNEVITRCLDGWKDGQVIDAGHEMTRITMAVAGKVFFDMDPSGEADELSEAIRAMFDYLGEQSGSLSIVARALAAGLISEIPGLPAGADRIRSTVIEKLGTPIPWPIPSRRRVIEGVKALDRMVQRTIDERRRSGQKHDVLSKLLSARDEDDGSFMTDRQVRDEVITLFVAGHETTATGMTWSLYFLSRGPEAYRRWKDEVAALGGRTPTAEDSARLEYTRGVFKEAIRLYPPAFAFDRVAAEDVEIGGYLLPRTTGIVISPYAVHRRESIWPDPERFDPSRFSAAAEAARPRAAYVPFGIGPRVCIGASFAQLEAELLLAQLAQRFEFEAVDGEPIGPNFATALRPAKPVRLRVRVKPAAPSAQ